A region from the Candidatus Magasanikbacteria bacterium genome encodes:
- a CDS encoding Hsp20/alpha crystallin family protein, translated as MLENKTDIFGIMVGSKPTNQDWQESRQEGELAVDVIETENKIVIISTIAGTKTDSVEIYVHNDLLTVKGSREMPVEELSDGKMHLNECFWGAFSRTIVLPVDVQGHRAQAEYKNGILKITIPKQITDTKIPVFVVEE; from the coding sequence GTGTTAGAAAACAAAACAGACATTTTTGGGATTATGGTAGGTAGTAAGCCTACCAATCAAGATTGGCAAGAGAGCCGCCAAGAGGGTGAGCTTGCTGTTGATGTTATTGAAACAGAAAATAAAATTGTAATAATTTCTACAATTGCTGGTACAAAAACAGATAGTGTGGAAATATATGTCCACAATGACCTACTAACTGTAAAAGGAAGTAGAGAGATGCCAGTAGAAGAGCTTAGTGATGGAAAAATGCATTTAAATGAGTGTTTTTGGGGAGCTTTTTCCAGAACAATTGTTTTGCCAGTAGATGTTCAAGGTCATAGAGCACAAGCAGAATATAAAAATGGAATTTTAAAAATAACTATACCAAAACAAATAACAGACACAAAAATACCTGTTTTTGTAGTAGAAGAATAA
- the clpP gene encoding ATP-dependent Clp endopeptidase proteolytic subunit ClpP, whose amino-acid sequence MIPTVIEKTNFGERSYDIYSRLLKDRIIFLGTGINDVVANSIIAQLLFLENEDSEKDIKIYINSPGGSVTAGMAIYDTMQYIKSDVSTICVGMAASMASVLLASGAKGKRFCLPNGEVMIHQVMGGTEGQASDIKIHAERILKIKDKLNEILSKHTGKVVKTVEKDTDRDYFMSAKEAVAYGIVDKIIE is encoded by the coding sequence TTGATACCTACAGTTATTGAAAAAACAAATTTTGGTGAAAGATCTTATGATATTTATTCTCGTCTTTTAAAAGATAGGATTATTTTCCTTGGGACTGGAATAAATGATGTTGTGGCAAATTCTATAATTGCTCAACTTTTGTTTTTGGAAAATGAAGACTCAGAAAAAGATATAAAGATCTATATAAATTCTCCAGGCGGATCTGTGACAGCTGGAATGGCGATTTATGACACAATGCAATACATAAAGTCAGATGTTTCTACAATTTGTGTTGGAATGGCTGCGAGTATGGCTTCTGTACTTTTGGCTTCTGGTGCAAAAGGGAAAAGATTTTGTCTACCAAACGGTGAAGTGATGATCCATCAAGTAATGGGCGGAACGGAAGGACAAGCGAGTGACATTAAAATTCATGCCGAAAGAATTTTGAAAATAAAAGATAAACTAAATGAAATCTTATCAAAACATACAGGAAAAGTAGTGAAAACAGTTGAAAAAGACACCGACCGAGACTACTTTATGAGCGCAAAAGAAGCAGTAGCGTATGGAATTGTTGATAAGATTATTGAATAA
- a CDS encoding ComF family protein, protein MQFLEKINNFLKETLFPIFCLGCDTEGKWICDNCRFSFDTNGIFLCAVCKTHTVFGKTCDKCKKKTNLESVCAVFNFKKNLNASNLVSIWKYQYAEELVENIDNFAQEFARSNFSLFLEIDAIVPVPLHPRRFAERGFNQAEIIAQSLSKVLEKPVVNLLKRKRYTKQQAKLKKHKRIKNVVGAFTTQKDFQKYNRVLLVDDVYTTGSTINECANVLHSGGVQTVDSFVLVRG, encoded by the coding sequence ATGCAATTTTTAGAGAAAATAAATAATTTTCTAAAGGAAACACTGTTTCCAATTTTTTGTTTGGGTTGTGATACAGAAGGTAAGTGGATTTGCGACAATTGTAGATTTAGTTTTGATACAAATGGAATTTTTTTGTGTGCGGTTTGCAAAACACATACAGTTTTTGGAAAAACTTGCGATAAATGTAAGAAAAAGACAAATTTAGAATCTGTTTGTGCGGTTTTCAATTTCAAGAAAAATTTAAATGCTAGCAATCTGGTAAGTATATGGAAATATCAATACGCAGAAGAATTGGTAGAAAACATTGATAATTTTGCGCAAGAATTTGCTCGAAGTAATTTTTCTTTATTTTTAGAAATAGATGCGATTGTTCCAGTTCCACTTCATCCGCGTAGGTTTGCTGAGCGCGGTTTCAATCAGGCTGAAATAATAGCACAAAGTTTGTCAAAAGTTTTGGAAAAACCAGTTGTGAATTTGTTGAAAAGAAAAAGATATACAAAACAACAAGCAAAATTGAAAAAACACAAAAGAATAAAAAATGTTGTTGGAGCTTTTACCACGCAAAAAGATTTTCAAAAATATAATAGAGTTTTGTTGGTGGATGATGTTTACACCACAGGTAGCACAATAAATGAATGCGCAAATGTTTTGCACAGTGGAGGTGTGCAAACTGTGGATAGTTTTGTTCTTGTTCGTGGATAA
- a CDS encoding VanW family protein: MTDILPKSKKKSPALVALIVSAIVFSVFIAIFAITSVVVGIQYSERVAPGLRIGNYDVGGFTKDELKEFLQNKNDQLVGTGINLSFKDGEGKKEITLYPVILSDDYAYELIYTDIQAEVERIIRFGKSGGVMLKGVSNIISALGKPSISLKYIEISDEKIIEEIKSLVSMYESEAVDASVIVLKTNPLEFKITSSSIGVVFDYQDTVFQIREQWSKLIVPNVEVEKDVIDPNFVEDDFNGAEDALKNMFLHGSLFLTYDFSTADNFVFRGKKTWEVTPQQISEWIEAQVQDDVVVFGLNKDRTFEFIDEKIASKVDIEPRDAKFEINENSKVTEFQGSRLGFKVDLEENYKSLNNLFVSRNFLEEGVDLQLVSSTVDLIISEAVSEISTGDVNDLGITEMLGTGISDFSGSPSNRIKNIKNAVNKLNGVLIKPGEEFSTIRHTKPYTISGGYLPELVIKGDQIIPEIGGGLCQIGTTLFRMAMNSGMKITERRNHSLAIPYYNDPVNHLPGTDATIYDPNPDFRFLNDTENYILLEADINWNTMELVFTLWGTNDGREASFTHPVVKRWIPHGPTKNIETTKLAPGVKKCQHSYTGAESYFTYSRQLPGQEKEEIVYESYYRPLPQICLVGVDPDASLETLPVE, encoded by the coding sequence ATGACAGATATTTTGCCAAAATCAAAGAAAAAAAGCCCAGCGCTTGTTGCACTAATTGTTTCTGCAATTGTTTTTAGTGTATTTATTGCAATTTTTGCTATTACATCGGTAGTGGTTGGAATTCAATATTCAGAAAGGGTTGCACCAGGGTTAAGGATTGGGAATTATGATGTGGGTGGTTTTACAAAAGATGAGTTAAAAGAGTTTTTACAAAACAAAAATGATCAACTTGTTGGCACTGGCATAAACTTATCTTTTAAGGATGGAGAGGGGAAAAAAGAGATAACACTTTATCCTGTTATACTTTCAGATGATTATGCATATGAACTCATCTATACGGATATACAAGCAGAAGTAGAGCGTATAATTCGTTTTGGAAAGAGTGGTGGTGTAATGTTGAAAGGGGTTAGTAATATAATTTCAGCATTAGGAAAGCCAAGTATTTCTTTAAAATATATAGAGATAAGCGATGAAAAAATAATAGAAGAAATTAAAAGTTTGGTGAGTATGTATGAGTCTGAGGCAGTTGATGCATCTGTAATAGTACTTAAAACAAATCCTTTGGAGTTTAAAATAACATCATCATCGATTGGTGTAGTATTTGACTATCAAGACACTGTGTTTCAGATTAGGGAGCAATGGTCAAAATTGATTGTTCCAAATGTGGAAGTCGAAAAAGATGTTATAGATCCAAATTTTGTAGAGGATGATTTCAATGGTGCAGAAGATGCACTTAAAAATATGTTTTTGCATGGTTCACTATTTCTAACTTATGATTTTTCAACAGCAGACAACTTTGTTTTTAGAGGTAAAAAAACATGGGAAGTGACACCACAGCAAATAAGTGAATGGATTGAGGCACAAGTACAAGACGATGTTGTAGTTTTTGGATTAAACAAAGACAGGACATTCGAATTTATAGATGAAAAAATAGCATCAAAAGTGGACATAGAACCGCGTGATGCAAAGTTTGAGATAAATGAAAACAGTAAAGTGACAGAATTTCAAGGATCTAGGCTTGGTTTTAAGGTAGATCTAGAGGAGAATTATAAAAGTTTGAACAATTTATTTGTAAGTAGAAATTTTTTGGAGGAGGGGGTAGACCTGCAATTGGTTTCAAGTACGGTTGATTTGATAATATCTGAAGCAGTATCAGAGATTTCAACCGGAGATGTAAATGATTTGGGGATTACAGAAATGTTAGGGACTGGTATTTCTGATTTTTCTGGTAGTCCCTCAAATCGCATCAAAAATATTAAAAATGCAGTAAATAAATTAAACGGAGTTTTGATAAAACCAGGAGAAGAGTTTTCCACAATTAGACATACAAAACCATATACAATATCTGGCGGATATTTACCAGAGTTGGTTATAAAAGGTGATCAGATAATTCCAGAAATTGGTGGTGGTTTGTGCCAAATAGGAACAACACTTTTTAGAATGGCTATGAACAGTGGTATGAAGATTACCGAGCGTAGAAATCACTCTCTCGCAATTCCTTATTATAATGATCCTGTAAACCATCTCCCTGGAACAGATGCTACAATTTATGACCCAAATCCAGACTTTAGGTTTCTAAATGATACAGAAAATTATATCTTGCTCGAGGCTGATATAAATTGGAACACAATGGAACTTGTCTTTACTCTTTGGGGTACAAATGATGGTAGAGAGGCTAGTTTTACACACCCTGTCGTAAAGCGTTGGATTCCTCACGGACCTACAAAAAATATTGAAACTACAAAACTTGCACCAGGAGTAAAAAAATGTCAACACTCTTATACTGGTGCAGAATCATATTTTACATACTCTAGACAGCTTCCTGGACAGGAAAAAGAAGAGATTGTCTACGAGAGTTATTATAGACCTCTGCCACAAATATGTTTGGTTGGTGTAGACCCAGATGCTTCATTAGAAACCCTACCCGTTGAATAA
- a CDS encoding bifunctional oligoribonuclease/PAP phosphatase NrnA, whose amino-acid sequence MRQIYKKVLQSENILLVPHQNPDADALGSVTAFMEFLDSLDKKYRGFSATEIPPKLFFIPNSEKCTFNKKILKENFDLIIIFDTGSPDYAGLEKYLKETESFVINIDHHPTNTFFGDLNLVNTESCSTTELLFNFFKVNNIKINCKMASSLLAGIITDTDRFQNSNTTSDSIKITSELLELGANLSQIKKNLYTNKTINSLKIWGTILSRLTKKDEYSFAYTYLKKTDLVETGATPEDVENVGNFMNSISDAKIRLILKEADDGFVKGSFRGSNDENVDVAKYAKKLGGGGHKKAAGFKIKGTVEEVLKKVFNFLKEEN is encoded by the coding sequence ATGAGACAAATTTATAAAAAAGTTTTACAATCTGAGAATATTTTGTTGGTTCCCCACCAAAATCCAGATGCAGATGCTTTGGGTTCTGTGACAGCATTTATGGAATTTTTAGATTCTCTTGATAAAAAATATCGAGGTTTTTCTGCTACAGAAATTCCACCAAAATTATTTTTTATTCCAAACTCTGAAAAGTGTACTTTTAATAAAAAAATACTAAAAGAAAATTTTGACTTAATAATTATTTTTGATACTGGCAGTCCAGATTATGCAGGTCTAGAAAAGTATTTAAAAGAAACAGAAAGTTTTGTAATAAATATAGACCACCACCCAACCAATACTTTTTTTGGAGATTTGAACCTTGTAAACACAGAGTCTTGTTCAACCACTGAATTACTTTTTAACTTTTTTAAAGTAAATAATATAAAAATAAATTGTAAAATGGCTTCGTCTTTGCTGGCTGGAATTATTACAGATACAGATAGATTTCAAAACTCAAACACAACATCTGATTCTATAAAAATAACAAGCGAACTTTTGGAGCTTGGCGCAAACTTATCACAAATTAAAAAAAATCTTTACACAAATAAAACTATAAATTCCTTGAAAATTTGGGGAACTATTTTGTCACGCCTTACAAAAAAAGATGAGTATAGTTTTGCTTATACATATCTAAAAAAAACAGATTTAGTTGAAACTGGCGCAACACCAGAAGATGTTGAAAATGTAGGAAATTTTATGAATTCAATTAGCGATGCAAAAATTCGCCTAATATTGAAAGAAGCTGATGACGGCTTTGTAAAAGGAAGTTTTCGTGGTTCAAACGACGAAAATGTGGATGTTGCAAAATATGCAAAAAAACTTGGTGGCGGCGGACACAAAAAAGCTGCTGGCTTTAAAATAAAAGGGACTGTTGAGGAAGTATTGAAGAAAGTTTTTAATTTTCTTAAAGAAGAAAATTAA
- a CDS encoding ATP-binding protein, which produces MAFKPISTKQKNIPGLKKGDKKTEELKVQKELVSLEEERVFRSGTVAIKDLIAPSAFKVDSSFLQLGDVFLRTIFVISYPRYIAVGWSSPILNMSITMDISMFFYPIKAEIILKQLKKKVGALQAQLSSDREKGAPRDPLRETALRDIEKLRDDLTQGVEHFFQFAFYTTIYAKSKKELDKLSEDVESVFGSTLIYSKRVLYQAEQGFNSTAPLGIDELMVAFNMNSSPIASSFPFISAELTSDNGVLYGINRHNNSLILFDRFSLQNANMVVFATSGAGKSYAIKLEILRSMMFGTDVIVIDPEMEYKHLNDAVGGTYINISLSSESKVNPFDLPRPVGQKISTEDVVRNAVITMKGQLRIMFGKISPQEDSVLDRALIETYAKKDITADSDLATVEPPIMQDLLEILEGMEGGENLVLKLRKYTEGTFSGLFNSPTNVNVNNQLVIFSVRDLEDELRPVALYSLINYIWNVVRSERKKRLLIIDEAWWLMMHEDSAKFIFALVKRCRKYYLGITTITQDVNDFLRSPYGQSIVNNSSLQLLLKQSPSAVNLIQKTFMLTEGEKFLLLESAVGEGIFFAGLKHAAIKIVASYTEDQLITSDPKQLLEIEKSKKEYEEKLLQDKGEETK; this is translated from the coding sequence ATGGCATTTAAACCAATTTCTACAAAACAAAAAAATATTCCAGGACTCAAGAAAGGGGATAAGAAAACAGAAGAATTAAAAGTCCAAAAAGAGTTAGTTAGTCTGGAAGAAGAAAGAGTTTTTCGTTCTGGGACAGTTGCAATCAAAGACTTAATTGCACCTTCTGCATTCAAAGTTGATTCTAGTTTTTTGCAGTTGGGCGATGTATTTTTGAGAACTATTTTTGTAATTTCTTATCCAAGGTATATTGCAGTTGGTTGGAGTTCTCCTATTTTGAATATGAGCATTACCATGGATATCTCAATGTTTTTTTATCCTATAAAAGCGGAGATAATTTTGAAACAACTAAAGAAAAAAGTGGGAGCATTGCAGGCACAACTTAGCTCTGACAGAGAAAAAGGAGCACCAAGAGATCCACTGCGAGAAACAGCTTTGCGAGATATAGAAAAACTTAGAGATGATCTTACGCAAGGTGTTGAACATTTTTTCCAATTTGCATTTTATACTACAATTTATGCAAAAAGTAAAAAAGAATTAGATAAATTGAGTGAAGATGTAGAAAGTGTTTTTGGTTCTACTTTGATATATAGTAAGCGTGTTTTGTACCAAGCAGAACAGGGATTCAATTCTACTGCACCACTTGGAATAGATGAGCTGATGGTTGCATTCAATATGAATTCGTCTCCTATTGCATCATCATTTCCATTTATTTCTGCAGAGCTTACAAGTGATAATGGTGTACTTTATGGTATAAATAGACATAACAATAGTTTAATTCTTTTTGATAGATTTAGTCTACAAAATGCAAATATGGTTGTATTTGCAACATCTGGAGCTGGAAAATCATATGCAATTAAACTAGAGATTTTGCGTAGTATGATGTTTGGTACAGATGTGATTGTAATTGATCCGGAAATGGAATATAAACATTTGAATGATGCGGTTGGTGGGACTTATATAAATATTTCTCTTTCCTCTGAAAGTAAAGTAAATCCATTTGATTTACCGAGACCTGTTGGGCAAAAGATTTCCACAGAAGATGTTGTTAGGAATGCAGTTATTACAATGAAAGGTCAGCTTAGAATAATGTTTGGTAAAATATCTCCGCAAGAAGATTCTGTTTTAGATAGAGCATTGATAGAAACTTATGCTAAAAAAGACATAACAGCAGATTCAGACTTGGCGACAGTAGAGCCACCAATTATGCAGGATTTATTGGAAATTTTGGAAGGTATGGAAGGTGGAGAAAATTTGGTTTTGAAACTTCGTAAATACACAGAAGGAACTTTTTCAGGACTTTTCAATTCTCCAACTAATGTAAATGTAAATAACCAGCTTGTAATTTTTAGTGTGCGTGATTTAGAAGATGAATTAAGGCCGGTTGCTTTATATTCTCTTATAAATTATATTTGGAATGTTGTACGATCAGAAAGAAAGAAGAGATTGTTGATTATCGACGAGGCTTGGTGGCTTATGATGCACGAAGATAGTGCTAAATTTATCTTTGCACTTGTAAAAAGATGTAGAAAATATTATCTTGGAATTACTACAATTACACAAGATGTAAACGATTTTTTACGATCACCGTATGGACAATCTATTGTAAACAACTCTTCACTTCAGCTTTTACTCAAACAGTCTCCATCTGCAGTAAACTTAATACAAAAGACTTTTATGCTTACAGAAGGCGAAAAGTTTTTACTTTTGGAAAGTGCAGTTGGCGAGGGGATATTTTTTGCAGGTCTAAAGCATGCTGCCATTAAAATCGTAGCATCTTATACAGAAGATCAACTAATTACATCTGATCCAAAACAGCTTTTGGAAATTGAAAAATCCAAAAAAGAATATGAAGAAAAACTTCTGCAAGATAAAGGTGAAGAAACTAAATAA